From Ruminococcus sp. HUN007, a single genomic window includes:
- a CDS encoding TerD family protein, producing the protein MAVSLSKGQRVSLDKGIVKALIGLGWDTNRYDGGYDFDLDASAFLLGSNGKVTCDEDFIFYNNLQSRNEAVVHTGDNRTGAGDGDDEVITIDFSKIPENIEKIAITVTIHDAAARKQNFGQVSNAYVHVAKMETDDDMVGSEVLRFDLVEDFSIETALVVCEIYKNNGDWKFNAVAAGYQGGLEALCRSFGVDV; encoded by the coding sequence ATGGCAGTTAGTCTTTCAAAAGGACAGAGAGTTAGTCTTGACAAGGGAATAGTAAAGGCACTTATAGGTCTCGGATGGGATACAAACAGATATGACGGCGGTTATGACTTTGACCTTGACGCCTCTGCTTTTCTTCTCGGATCAAACGGCAAGGTAACATGTGATGAAGACTTCATATTCTATAACAATCTTCAGAGCAGAAATGAAGCAGTTGTGCATACAGGGGATAACAGAACCGGTGCCGGTGACGGCGATGACGAAGTTATCACAATTGACTTCTCCAAAATTCCTGAAAACATTGAAAAAATAGCGATCACAGTTACAATTCATGATGCTGCGGCAAGAAAGCAGAACTTCGGTCAGGTTTCAAATGCATATGTTCATGTTGCAAAGATGGAAACTGATGATGACATGGTTGGTTCTGAAGTCCTTCGTTTTGATCTTGTTGAAGATTTTTCAATTGAAACAGCTCTTGTTGTCTGCGAGATCTACAAGAATAACGGCGACTGGAAGTTCAACGCTGTAGCAGCCGGATATCAGGGCGGACTTGAGGCACTTTGCAGAAGCTTCGGTGTAGATGTCTGA
- a CDS encoding calcium-translocating P-type ATPase, PMCA-type, translating into MSNQKEKKFGLTSEQVKKSLEEHGSNRLTQVEGETFLSKLLGNFGDPMIKILCVALAVNVLIFILGATGVLKGVDVEWYEPVGIAVAIVLATFVSTFSEYRNENAFQKLQEEASKIVCKIYRDDEIKEIPIDDIVVGDCILLQSGDKIPADGQIIDGDIKVDQSVLNGESKEASKVPVPDDYSDEGEPMDFLNPYKVFRGSVVCSGNAVMEVTVVGDKSVYGQIAKELQQDDDRESPLKVKLSNLADGISKFGYIGGIAIAVALMFQRMITGGGFSAYINSGIFNILADFLDAVILAVIIIVMAVPEGLPLMIALVSAMNMGKMLKDNVLVRKINGIETAGSLNILFSDKTGTITKGKLEVVTFVDGDMTEVGQASDVKGKLSEILSVAVHHNTTSIVAKENGETKVVGGNATEKAVLAFAADLIPENINVEKVASIPFNSTNKYSATQVKGDYNCTLVKGAPEKIISRCKYYFDEDGNKKEFTKGAQIEDKINELAGRAIRVLGLAIADEALGENSLPEGDWTLIGILGIRDEVRPESVTAISEVHQAGVQVVMITGDRKDTAVAIAKEAGLLTADTDVVLTSDELQQMSDDEIKKVLKDIRVIARALPTDKSRLVRCAQELELVVGMTGDGVNDSPALKKADVGFAMGGGTEVAKEASDIVILDDNFNSIDKAILYGRTIFNSIRKFIIFQLTINVAAVLISFVCPLLGINEPLTVIQILWVNLVMDTLAALAFGGEPALHRYMKEKPKKRSESIVSKNMWSSIIMNSLWMFILGFLMLTFSPLQKVFADLGADVKTFNPADFSDPAYLKLGTAYFAYFIFSAVFNAFNARTDKMDLFENISGNKGFLKVLGLIAVVQIAMTYLGGSVLRCHGLGVTEWIVVLVMAVSIIPVDLIRKAVMKNK; encoded by the coding sequence ATGAGCAATCAAAAAGAAAAAAAATTTGGTCTTACCTCCGAACAGGTAAAAAAATCACTTGAGGAACACGGCAGCAACAGGCTGACTCAGGTTGAGGGTGAAACATTTTTAAGCAAGTTGCTTGGTAACTTTGGCGATCCGATGATCAAGATACTCTGCGTAGCACTGGCAGTCAACGTTCTTATCTTTATCCTCGGCGCAACTGGTGTGCTCAAGGGCGTGGATGTTGAGTGGTATGAACCGGTAGGTATCGCAGTTGCGATCGTACTTGCCACATTCGTTTCAACATTCTCTGAATACAGAAATGAAAACGCATTCCAGAAACTTCAGGAAGAAGCTTCAAAGATCGTATGTAAGATCTATCGTGATGACGAGATCAAGGAGATCCCGATCGATGATATCGTTGTCGGTGACTGCATCCTTCTTCAGTCAGGTGACAAGATCCCTGCTGACGGTCAGATAATTGACGGAGACATCAAGGTTGACCAGAGTGTTCTCAACGGTGAGTCAAAGGAAGCATCAAAGGTTCCTGTACCTGATGACTACAGTGACGAAGGCGAGCCGATGGACTTCCTTAATCCATACAAAGTTTTCCGTGGCTCTGTTGTATGTTCAGGCAATGCAGTAATGGAAGTTACTGTTGTAGGTGACAAGTCAGTTTACGGACAGATCGCCAAGGAACTTCAGCAGGACGACGACCGTGAAAGCCCGCTTAAGGTTAAGCTTTCAAATCTTGCTGACGGTATCAGTAAGTTCGGTTATATCGGCGGTATCGCAATCGCTGTTGCTCTCATGTTCCAGAGAATGATCACCGGCGGCGGTTTTTCAGCTTATATAAATTCAGGTATTTTCAACATTCTTGCAGACTTCCTTGATGCTGTTATTCTCGCAGTTATCATAATAGTAATGGCTGTTCCGGAAGGACTTCCTCTTATGATCGCTCTTGTATCAGCAATGAACATGGGCAAGATGCTCAAGGATAACGTACTTGTAAGAAAGATCAACGGTATTGAAACAGCCGGAAGCTTAAACATTCTTTTCTCAGATAAAACAGGTACAATTACAAAGGGTAAACTTGAAGTTGTTACATTTGTAGACGGTGACATGACTGAAGTAGGACAGGCAAGTGACGTTAAGGGCAAGCTTTCCGAAATCCTTTCAGTTGCTGTTCATCACAATACAACTTCTATCGTTGCAAAGGAAAACGGTGAGACAAAGGTTGTCGGCGGTAACGCTACTGAAAAGGCAGTTCTCGCATTCGCTGCAGACCTTATTCCTGAAAACATCAATGTTGAAAAGGTAGCTTCAATTCCTTTCAACAGTACAAACAAATATTCTGCTACCCAGGTAAAGGGTGACTACAACTGCACACTTGTAAAGGGTGCTCCTGAAAAGATCATTTCAAGATGTAAATACTACTTTGACGAAGACGGCAACAAGAAGGAGTTCACAAAGGGTGCTCAGATCGAAGACAAGATCAATGAGCTTGCCGGACGTGCTATCCGAGTTCTTGGCCTTGCGATCGCTGATGAAGCTCTCGGTGAAAACTCACTTCCAGAAGGCGACTGGACACTCATTGGTATTCTCGGTATCAGAGACGAAGTCAGACCTGAATCTGTTACAGCTATCAGCGAAGTACATCAGGCCGGTGTTCAGGTAGTTATGATCACAGGTGACCGTAAGGATACAGCTGTGGCCATTGCAAAGGAAGCCGGACTTCTTACAGCAGACACAGACGTTGTTCTTACTTCAGATGAACTTCAGCAGATGTCTGACGATGAGATCAAGAAGGTTCTCAAGGACATCAGGGTTATCGCACGTGCACTTCCTACAGACAAGAGCCGCCTTGTAAGATGCGCTCAGGAACTTGAACTCGTTGTAGGTATGACAGGTGACGGTGTTAATGACTCACCGGCTCTTAAGAAAGCCGACGTTGGTTTTGCTATGGGCGGTGGTACTGAAGTTGCAAAGGAAGCCAGTGACATCGTAATTCTTGACGACAACTTCAATTCTATCGACAAGGCTATCCTTTACGGCCGTACAATTTTCAACAGCATAAGAAAGTTTATCATCTTCCAGCTCACTATCAACGTTGCAGCTGTACTTATCTCATTTGTATGTCCTCTTCTCGGAATCAACGAACCGCTTACAGTTATCCAGATCCTCTGGGTAAACCTCGTAATGGATACACTTGCAGCTCTCGCATTCGGCGGTGAACCGGCTCTCCACAGATACATGAAAGAAAAGCCGAAGAAGCGTTCTGAAAGCATCGTAAGCAAGAACATGTGGAGCAGCATCATCATGAACTCACTCTGGATGTTCATTCTTGGTTTCCTTATGCTCACATTCTCTCCGCTTCAGAAGGTATTCGCTGATCTCGGAGCAGATGTAAAGACATTCAACCCTGCAGATTTCTCTGATCCGGCATATCTTAAACTCGGTACTGCATATTTTGCGTACTTCATATTCTCAGCAGTATTCAACGCATTCAACGCAAGAACAGACAAGATGGATCTGTTTGAAAATATCAGCGGAAACAAGGGCTTCCTTAAGGTTCTCGGACTTATCGCTGTAGTTCAGATAGCAATGACATATCTTGGCGGAAGCGTTCTCAGATGTCACGGTCTCGGCGTAACCGAATGGATCGTAGTACTTGTAATGGCAGTTTCCATCATTCCGGTGGATCTCATAAGAAAGGCAGTTATGAAAAACAAATAA
- a CDS encoding TerD family protein has translation MAVNLQKGQKIDLTKTNAGLKKVIVGLGWDEAPKKFSLFGGKGDDIDCDAVAIALTDDKVKSNDDVVFYNNLTHKSHCILHQGDNLTGAGAGDDEQIKVFLSDLPQQYNKIVFAVTIYEAYKRNQQFGMIKNAFIRIVNADNNQELCRFNLSDNYDGMTAMIFGELYRHNGEWKFNAVGEGTRDDGVAALVKRFI, from the coding sequence ATGGCAGTTAATCTTCAGAAAGGTCAGAAAATCGACCTTACAAAAACAAACGCCGGCTTAAAGAAAGTAATAGTCGGATTAGGATGGGATGAAGCACCGAAAAAGTTCAGCCTTTTCGGCGGAAAAGGAGACGATATTGACTGTGATGCAGTTGCAATAGCGCTTACAGATGATAAGGTAAAGAGCAATGACGATGTCGTTTTCTATAATAACCTTACACACAAGAGTCACTGCATCCTTCATCAGGGTGATAACCTTACCGGTGCCGGTGCCGGCGATGATGAGCAGATCAAGGTGTTCTTAAGTGATCTTCCTCAGCAGTACAACAAAATCGTATTTGCTGTTACAATTTACGAAGCATACAAGAGAAACCAGCAGTTCGGCATGATCAAAAACGCTTTCATCAGAATAGTGAATGCGGACAACAATCAGGAACTCTGCCGTTTCAATCTGTCAGATAATTATGACGGAATGACAGCGATGATCTTTGGTGAGCTTTACAGACATAACGGAGAATGGAAATTCAACGCTGTAGGTGAAGGCACAAGAGATGACGGCGTGGCAGCACTTGTAAAGAGATTTATCTGA